Proteins encoded within one genomic window of Couchioplanes caeruleus:
- a CDS encoding PEP/pyruvate-binding domain-containing protein, which yields MDTLTSQDYQAPPALVGERLTVEAFEQLAGTLSGHRFVKVVVDRPAGVIHFIDNNRYAFHAYYIAEHILHIPREELEANVDQYNHAFYADPDRRLYLGLLSMHAREDDTGTRRFLCLETVEVDTMSTEMLRYFYAFVADRIDPGLPLLFKPATHRQELQLSDVPATEMPRISAHEIFSAAPFVALQPGVAQGRLRAFRDEDAYRRADPPLQWYDIIAMDRVPDDIPRLAGIINAQHTTPLSHTNVLAAGWAIPNAIQLDAFGRIDSAGLDGTWVRYEVVASADAIALTPIERPDDLDRRPAWVAQQVTVEEPEVHLSPIAGLDEIRAGDRYRYGTKAANLGELHHVLSHGSERLLGFYRTPRPPRRDLLGYLQKLLDVPGPAGLAQAANRLLRELVWVPRGIALPFSLQREFLESSPAIQQTIGKLKMALELDAREVESLCLELQRLVRRTRVPDSIRSRVDDALVTHLGGVASFVVRSSSNAEDLAGFSAAGIYESVNHVTTADHVMDSLKTVWASLLSPRSVRLRQQAGISLDDSYMGVVIQEEVASTMGGVMVTTNPLTPADFRNVYLNVSTRSVTDVVAGSHAPMQYLFNTVEGGGRTVSLGDAERDLPEAGRARLQRLAVAGRLLQAHFSPDYTFSAPVDIEWVADDDRIAIVQLRPYSA from the coding sequence GTGGACACTCTGACCTCCCAGGACTACCAGGCACCGCCCGCGCTCGTCGGAGAGCGGCTGACCGTCGAGGCGTTCGAGCAGCTCGCCGGGACGCTGTCGGGACACCGGTTCGTCAAGGTCGTGGTCGACCGCCCGGCGGGAGTCATCCATTTCATCGACAACAACCGGTACGCGTTCCACGCCTACTACATCGCCGAGCACATCCTGCACATCCCGCGCGAGGAGCTCGAGGCGAACGTCGACCAGTACAACCACGCCTTCTACGCCGACCCGGATCGGCGGCTCTATCTGGGCCTGCTGTCGATGCACGCGCGGGAGGACGACACCGGCACCCGGCGGTTCCTCTGCCTGGAGACCGTCGAGGTCGACACGATGTCCACCGAGATGCTGCGGTACTTCTACGCGTTCGTGGCCGACCGCATCGACCCCGGTCTGCCGCTGCTGTTCAAGCCCGCGACCCACCGACAGGAGCTGCAGCTCAGCGACGTTCCGGCCACCGAGATGCCGCGCATCTCGGCGCACGAGATCTTCTCCGCGGCGCCGTTCGTGGCGCTACAGCCCGGCGTCGCGCAGGGCCGGCTGCGGGCCTTCCGCGACGAGGACGCGTACCGACGGGCCGACCCGCCGCTGCAGTGGTACGACATCATCGCGATGGACCGCGTCCCCGACGACATCCCGCGCCTGGCCGGCATCATCAACGCGCAGCACACGACGCCGCTGTCACACACCAACGTGCTGGCCGCCGGATGGGCGATCCCCAACGCGATCCAGCTCGACGCCTTCGGCCGCATCGACTCCGCAGGGCTCGACGGCACGTGGGTGCGCTACGAGGTCGTCGCGAGCGCCGACGCCATCGCGCTGACGCCGATAGAGCGGCCGGACGACCTCGACCGGCGTCCGGCCTGGGTGGCGCAGCAGGTCACCGTCGAGGAGCCCGAGGTCCACCTGAGCCCGATCGCCGGCCTCGACGAGATCCGGGCCGGCGACCGCTACCGGTACGGCACCAAGGCGGCCAACCTCGGCGAGCTGCACCACGTGCTCTCCCACGGTTCCGAGCGCCTGCTCGGCTTCTACCGCACGCCGCGGCCGCCGCGCAGAGACCTGCTCGGCTACCTGCAGAAGCTCCTGGACGTGCCCGGGCCGGCGGGCCTGGCGCAGGCGGCGAACCGGCTGCTGCGCGAGTTGGTCTGGGTCCCGCGCGGCATCGCCCTGCCGTTCTCCCTGCAGCGCGAGTTCCTCGAGTCGTCGCCGGCGATCCAGCAGACCATCGGCAAGCTGAAGATGGCGCTCGAGCTCGACGCGCGCGAGGTGGAGTCGCTCTGCCTCGAGCTGCAGCGCCTGGTCCGCCGGACCCGGGTCCCCGACTCGATCCGCTCCCGCGTGGACGACGCGCTGGTAACCCATCTGGGCGGCGTGGCGAGCTTCGTGGTGCGCAGCTCGTCGAACGCCGAGGACCTGGCCGGCTTCTCGGCCGCCGGCATCTACGAGTCGGTCAACCACGTCACCACCGCCGACCACGTCATGGACAGCCTCAAGACGGTGTGGGCGTCGCTGCTGTCGCCGCGCAGCGTACGGCTGCGCCAACAGGCCGGCATCTCGCTGGACGACTCGTACATGGGCGTGGTGATCCAGGAGGAGGTCGCCTCGACCATGGGCGGCGTCATGGTGACGACGAACCCGCTGACGCCCGCCGACTTCCGCAACGTCTACCTCAACGTGTCCACGCGCTCGGTGACCGACGTGGTGGCCGGCTCGCACGCGCCGATGCAGTACCTGTTCAACACGGTCGAGGGCGGCGGCCGCACGGTGTCGCTGGGCGACGCCGAGCGGGATCTGCCCGAGGCCGGCCGGGCGCGGCTGCAACGGCTCGCGGTGGCCGGACGGCTGCTGCAGGCGCACTTCTCGCCCGACTACACGTTCTCGGCGCCGGTCGACATCGAGTGGGTCGCCGACGACGACCGCATCGCGATCGTCCAGTTGCGTCCGTACTCGGCCTGA
- a CDS encoding 2-phosphosulfolactate phosphatase — protein sequence MVRDARFTGIPTLGADPETVVVIDVMRAFTVAAWAFAGGAERILLASGVEHALALKAAHPTAVTCKDGPPAAGFDTVNSPALVSKLDLRGRTLVQTTTSGTRGALAARHARRVLCAGFAVAAATACTLRADGSASVTYLITGDDGTAEEDRACAEYIAALLENPQTSAGPFLQRARTSAAADTLTAGVRRGYRGIHPDDVALCLQADRFAFAMEVDYRDGTAVLRPVVPRLTHPE from the coding sequence ATGGTCAGAGACGCCCGGTTCACCGGAATCCCTACCCTCGGCGCCGACCCGGAAACCGTGGTCGTCATCGACGTCATGCGCGCCTTCACGGTGGCGGCGTGGGCCTTCGCCGGGGGAGCCGAGCGCATCCTGCTGGCCTCCGGCGTCGAACACGCCCTGGCCCTCAAGGCGGCCCACCCCACGGCGGTCACGTGCAAGGACGGTCCGCCCGCGGCGGGCTTCGACACGGTGAACTCCCCCGCCCTGGTGTCCAAGCTGGACCTGAGGGGTCGCACGCTGGTGCAGACGACCACCTCGGGCACGCGCGGCGCGCTCGCCGCCCGGCACGCCCGCCGGGTCCTGTGCGCCGGCTTCGCGGTCGCGGCCGCCACGGCCTGTACGCTGCGAGCCGACGGATCGGCGAGCGTGACGTACCTCATCACCGGCGACGACGGCACGGCCGAGGAGGACCGCGCCTGCGCCGAATACATCGCCGCGCTGCTCGAGAATCCGCAGACATCCGCGGGCCCCTTCCTGCAGCGCGCGAGGACGTCGGCCGCGGCGGACACCCTGACCGCGGGCGTACGGCGGGGCTACCGCGGCATCCACCCCGACGACGTGGCACTGTGTCTGCAGGCCGACCGGTTCGCCTTCGCCATGGAGGTCGACTACCGGGACGGTACGGCGGTTCTCCGGCCCGTCGTACCACGGCTCACGCACCCCGAATGA
- a CDS encoding MFS transporter — protein MSAASTVTPPPAVTSRRAPAPVRRVVWIHYGFQFFFGLLVWVPVFYTYQRVVGLDDREIFGIQSIYYVAFCLFEIPTGLLADRLGLRRSMIGGAGVLLLANLVPVAAPGYAGFLVHWLLIALARSLVSGAASAYLYEYLQRHDAAWFYQRAEGNARAYSLVGKIVCWPAAGALMAWLPASVYWLTALNAAVALILALRLPALLGADPEHPHATAKPASTWRTIGGAARFLRRSPLLMLIMVQGIAVFTLSRILQVNLFQPILTVKDTPVVWHGTVLAAMTVFEVAGAAVSHRVRRFTGDLAAVSVLTVVMAASLALVVPAPGVFTVVCLCAFSLVAGLVYPVQRKLLNEAITDSRYRATLLSIESLIDRAVCAVVALLLGSFLATGRLQTFLLLSAGAAVLLVLLVAPLSALVSRRQRATAGTAS, from the coding sequence ATGTCCGCCGCCAGCACCGTCACCCCGCCCCCGGCGGTCACGTCCCGCCGGGCACCCGCGCCCGTACGCCGGGTGGTCTGGATCCACTACGGCTTCCAGTTCTTCTTCGGCCTCCTGGTGTGGGTGCCGGTGTTCTACACGTACCAACGCGTGGTCGGCCTCGACGACCGGGAGATCTTCGGCATCCAGAGCATCTACTACGTCGCGTTCTGCCTGTTCGAGATCCCCACCGGGCTGCTCGCCGACCGGCTGGGCCTGCGGCGCAGCATGATCGGCGGCGCTGGGGTGCTGCTGCTGGCCAACCTGGTGCCCGTGGCCGCGCCCGGCTACGCCGGCTTCCTGGTGCACTGGCTGCTCATCGCGCTGGCCCGGTCGCTGGTGTCGGGCGCCGCGAGCGCGTACCTCTACGAGTACCTGCAGCGCCACGACGCGGCCTGGTTCTACCAGCGCGCCGAAGGCAACGCGCGGGCGTACAGTCTCGTCGGCAAGATCGTGTGCTGGCCGGCGGCCGGCGCGCTGATGGCGTGGCTGCCGGCCAGCGTCTACTGGCTGACGGCCCTCAACGCCGCCGTCGCCCTGATCCTGGCGTTGCGCCTGCCGGCGCTGCTCGGCGCGGATCCCGAGCACCCGCACGCAACGGCGAAGCCCGCGTCGACCTGGCGGACGATCGGCGGGGCGGCCCGCTTCCTGCGGCGGTCCCCGCTGCTCATGCTGATCATGGTGCAGGGCATCGCGGTCTTCACCCTGTCGCGCATCCTGCAGGTCAACCTGTTCCAGCCGATCCTGACCGTCAAGGACACGCCGGTCGTCTGGCACGGCACCGTCCTCGCCGCCATGACCGTCTTCGAGGTGGCCGGGGCGGCGGTCAGCCATCGGGTACGCCGGTTCACCGGTGACCTGGCCGCCGTATCGGTCCTGACGGTCGTCATGGCGGCGAGCCTCGCGCTGGTGGTGCCCGCGCCGGGCGTCTTCACCGTGGTCTGCCTGTGCGCCTTCTCGCTGGTGGCCGGCCTGGTCTACCCGGTGCAGCGCAAGCTGCTCAACGAGGCGATCACCGACTCCCGCTACCGCGCCACGCTGCTGTCCATCGAGTCCCTGATCGACCGTGCCGTCTGCGCCGTGGTGGCGCTGCTGCTCGGCAGCTTCCTGGCGACCGGGCGTCTGCAGACGTTCCTGCTGCTGTCGGCGGGCGCCGCGGTCCTGCTCGTCCTGCTCGTCGCGCCTCTGTCCGCGCTCGTGTCCCGGCGACAGCGCGCCACCGCCGGCACCGCATCCTAG
- a CDS encoding ATP-grasp domain-containing protein: MLVFVEAGIAGTGLSALAWAVDHGLDAGLVSAAPEQYAQVPNGGLLPVLSARGRVFRSADTDAATPDAGLADWVRASGTRHGVVCIGDRHLPYAAALAEQLGVPFHPVHAIAALRDKRVAREHYAALDIRSPRWSAADDVRDALALHDAVDGPIVLKNVKGSGSLDVLLCRTAAEVRAHHATLADRRRYLGGDLMAEQFVTGPLYSIETVIDHGRAVTLGITDRQLGPRPHFCEVSYTFPAALPAAAADEMAGAVEACAKHFGLTHGFLHSEFVLTADGPVLVEVNPRLGGGLLALMMNDCLTVSCWELLCRSALGERLPDVAHNGRYASTATVYPAEPGVVAALPDREAAARGPFVSDVVWTAVPGDEVYPPRDYRGAVCQIRTRAGSASLAYNAALAAARDVRIELTSP; encoded by the coding sequence ATGCTCGTCTTCGTCGAGGCCGGCATCGCCGGCACGGGCCTGTCCGCCCTCGCCTGGGCCGTCGACCACGGCCTGGACGCCGGACTGGTCAGCGCCGCGCCCGAGCAGTACGCCCAGGTGCCCAACGGCGGCCTGCTGCCCGTCCTCAGCGCGCGGGGCCGGGTGTTCCGCAGCGCCGACACCGATGCGGCGACCCCGGACGCCGGCCTGGCCGACTGGGTCCGCGCCAGCGGCACGCGGCACGGCGTCGTCTGTATCGGCGACCGCCACCTCCCGTACGCGGCGGCGCTGGCCGAGCAGCTCGGCGTCCCGTTCCACCCGGTGCACGCGATCGCCGCGCTGCGCGACAAGCGCGTCGCCCGGGAACACTACGCGGCGCTCGACATCCGCTCGCCGCGCTGGTCCGCGGCGGACGACGTGCGCGACGCGCTCGCGCTGCACGACGCCGTCGACGGCCCGATCGTGCTCAAGAACGTGAAGGGCTCCGGCAGCCTCGACGTCCTCCTGTGCCGCACCGCCGCGGAAGTACGTGCGCATCACGCGACGCTGGCCGACCGGCGGCGCTACCTCGGCGGCGACCTGATGGCCGAGCAGTTCGTCACCGGGCCGCTGTACAGCATCGAGACGGTGATCGACCACGGCCGGGCCGTGACCCTGGGCATCACCGACCGGCAGCTCGGCCCGCGCCCGCACTTCTGCGAGGTGTCGTACACCTTCCCGGCGGCCCTGCCGGCCGCCGCCGCCGACGAGATGGCCGGCGCGGTCGAGGCCTGCGCCAAGCATTTCGGGCTCACGCACGGCTTCCTGCACTCCGAGTTCGTGCTCACCGCCGATGGACCGGTGCTGGTCGAGGTCAACCCCCGCCTGGGCGGAGGCTTGCTGGCCCTGATGATGAACGACTGCCTCACCGTGTCGTGCTGGGAGCTGCTGTGCCGCAGTGCGCTCGGCGAACGGCTGCCCGACGTGGCGCACAACGGCCGGTACGCCAGCACCGCCACGGTCTACCCGGCCGAACCGGGCGTCGTGGCGGCGCTGCCCGACCGGGAGGCAGCGGCCCGCGGCCCCTTCGTCAGCGACGTGGTGTGGACGGCCGTACCCGGCGACGAGGTGTACCCGCCGCGGGACTACCGGGGCGCGGTCTGCCAGATCCGCACCCGGGCGGGCAGCGCGAGTCTGGCGTACAACGCGGCGCTCGCCGCCGCCCGCGACGTCCGCATCGAGCTGACCTCGCCCTGA